A stretch of DNA from Endozoicomonas sp. 8E:
CGCGGAATAGCGCCAGCGACAGAGTGAAAATCGGGGTTGACACTCAGGTTGACAGATTGAGCTTCAGCCAAGTAATGACCGGGTTTTCCGGTGTCAACCAGTCAGGGGTTTTGTGAAGCAAACTGTCAACCTTTGCGACCAGGATTGTCAACCTGGTTGACAGATTTAAGACTCAATTCAAACCATTGTTGATTCCGGTTGCAAAGCATTGTGTTGATCTTCGTACTGCGAGCCAATGCCTCCAGGTGATTGAGGCTTGGACTGATACGAGGCTGATGATCCGTCCAGTTTTCTCCCCAGTCTCGATGCAAGGCTGAAGCCTGTTTTCCTTTCAGGTATTGCAGATCTCCCAACTGGATCAGGAAGATGGCTTCAGGCAAGGTTTGGTACCAGCGTTTGAGGCTTGGCAGTGTGTGACGATCAGGATGGAGCAGGCGGCAGGAGAGGAAGGATCCGCTACTAAGTTCAACGGCCAGCAGGATAGGGACTCTCATGATTGAGGGCCCCACATGGATATTGTCTGCCAGCAGCCATCTTGCCAGTAGTGAATGTATTCGGCTCCGGTTTCCCAGGCAAGGGCAATCAGGCCCTGAAGGTCATCACTGTTGCGAGGCCGGATCTTGGACCAGGGTTCGCCCCGATCCCTGTAGGCATCGAAGCTATCCTTGGTGATGCAGGACATGTCTCCACGTTTCATAATAAACTCGGCATCGTCCTCAGTGGGATAATGCTCCTGAAGCACATTACCCACCAGATCTCCGTCAAAGTGGCAGTAAATGGAGCAATAGCGACCGTCAGCCAGCCGCCTTGCAATTCGGGAGCGGGTGCTCATGCGGTCTCTCCCTGAAAGAGCGCTTCTAGCCCGGCGGTAATTCGGTAAATGCGATCCTTGCCTTCAGGCTTTTCTGATTCAATGGTCAGCCCCAGTCGTTTTTTCAAGGCTCCGGCCAGGGTGCCGCGAACAGTGTGCTGCTGCCAGCCGGTCTCGCGCATGATTTCGTGGATCTCAGCGCCCTCGGGTCGGCTCAGCAGCTCAATCACCCTGTGGAGTTTGGTACCGGTTCGGATCTTGCCTTTCTGAGCGGGTTGGTCGTCTACCGGGAGGCCAATGGCTGCCTTGCCCTGCGGACTGATGTCGTAGGTGTCAGCCTTTTTCATGGGGATCAGAAAGCCTTTGCTGGTCAGACTGTCCAGCACTTTCTTCCGGGCACCACCCTTCAAGGTGAGTGCGGAGGTATGGAGAGTTCCTGTCTCAGCGGCTTGCTTCAGAACAGTCTCTTGGGTAGCAGTGAGTTTTGTTGTTTTCATGGTGCTTCTCCTTTTGGGGTTATTGTTTTTGGCCTTGTTTCAGGCCCAATTGATAAGCCTGTTCCAAAGCCTTTCTGACTTGCCAGACGGCGACTTCCTCGAAGTCTTCCGAGGTGTTTCGGGTTTTGAGGGTGTCCATTAGCAGGGTCTTTTGGGCGATGGTTTCCAGGGCTTGTTCGGTCTTCTTATTCATGGCCTGTTTCCTTTTTGATGCTTGTTTGCGTTATGTACAGTAAGGCTCCATAACCGGTGGTTATCAAGGAAAAAACTATTAATAATCAATAGGTTGTAGAAACAGGAGGACGCATCCGGCCACGGCGGGACAGAGGAGGTTATACAAATCGCTATGACACTCATCTCGCAATCGGAATTCGCCAAACGTCAAGGCTGGAGCCGCCAATATGTGGCCAAATTGGTCAAGTCCGGCAAGATTCGTCTGCACAAGGGCAAGGTCAATCCGGATGAGGCCCTGAAGGCGATCCAGGCCCAGGCTGAGCCCTCGACTGTGCTTAGGAAACCTGTTTCCCGAGATACCCTGCCAGTGGCCCCCACTGATTCAAGACAGGCGGTGGATTTCGTTACGGCTCGGACCATGCGGGAAGCTTTCAGGGCCAAGATGGCGAAGATGGAGTACGAGGAAAAGGCCGGAAAGCTGACCGAAGCCAGCAAAGTTCGAGAAGATGCTTACCGAGCGGGAAGAATGCTGAGGGATGCTTTGTTAGGTATGCCCGATCGACAAGCCGACATTCTTGCTGCAGAAACTGATCCATCAGTAGTACGAAGACTCTTGGAAGAGGATCTTCTTGCAGTGTTGGAGCAACTGATTCAGCCGAAGTAGTTTAGTAGTCAGAGAGAATGGAATGACAAAAAAGATAGATCTATGAGTAAACACGAAAGTTGGCGAACAAGGCAGTATTGGAAGGAAGTGGGTGGGCTTCTAATCGAAGAATTTTATGCGGTTAGAAGATCTGATAAGAACAACACGGCTGGTAGGCACATTGATGGTGTCATTGTGCTTGGTGAGAAAGAACAGATTGCTAAAAGCTCAGTTTATGACCTTCAGGGTAAGGACATCATAGTCATTCAAACAAAGGCAAGCCGATTAGGAATGTATCTTATGGGACAAGCATTTTTCAGCCGAGAACTTATGAAAAGATTCAAACCTAATTCAATTCGAGTTGTGGCCATTTGCAAACAAAGTGATGTGGAAATGGAGAAGCTCTGTGCCGAGCACAACATACAGGTCGTCGTAATTCCAGACAAGTAGCAACAAAGTGACATCTCCCTATTTTGAAGGCTTTTTTGCCGGATTAAAACCTGATACCCGCTTAACAGTGTCGGAATGGGCCGATGAATATCGCATTCTGCCAATGAAAGCGGCCAAAGAGGCCGGACGCTGGCGAACCGCTCGGACGCCTTACCTCAAAGAAATTATGGATTGCCTGTCACCCTCTTCGGATGTGGAACGTGTCGTTTTTATGAAAGGTGCACAGGTTGGTGGCACCGAATGTGGCAATAATTGGCTGGGCTATGTGATCCATCATACGCCCGGTCCCATGATGTATGTGCTGCCGACGTTGGATATGGCCAAGAGAACCTCCAAGCAGCGCATAGCGCCGATGATTGAAGAGATGCCGATCCTGCGGGAGCGGGTGAAAGACCCTCGTTCCCGGGATTCTGGTAATACTCAGATGGTGAAGGAATTCCCTAACGGTGTATTGATCATCACCGGAGCCAACTCCGCCACAGGGTTGCGCTCCATGCCTGCCCGTTTTCTTTTTCTGGATGAAATAGATGCTTATGAAGATGATGTGGATGGGGAAGGCAGCCCTATCAACCTGGCCATTAAACGTACAGCGACGTTTTCCCGTAATCGAAAAATCCTGATGGTGTCCACACCCAATATTGCCGGGGCCAGCAAGGTTGAATCGGCTTATCAGGCCAGTGACCAGCGGCAATACCATGTGCCTTGTGTTAACTGTGGGCACTTGCAACCCATAGAGTGGCAGCAGATAAAGTTTGAAAACCAGAACCCGGAAACGGCTTGTTTTGAATGCATCCAGTGTCAATATCGGATGCAGGAACATGATAAACCGAGATTACTGGAGAGTGGGCGGTGGGTGCCTATTAACACAGAAAGTGACGGAAAAATCAGGGGCTATCATCTGAATTCACTTTACAGCCCGAATGGCTGGTACAGCTGGAAAGATGCAGTGGCGGATTTTCTGGCGGCTAAAGATGATCCGGTTCTCTTGAAAGACTGGACCAATACTGTGTTGGGCCAAACCTGGCAGGAAGCCGGAGAAACCGTCGATTACGAATTACTTTACCAGCGTCGTGAGCACTATGTTGCTGAAGTACCTTGGCCAGTAGAAGTGCTGACCTGCGGTATCGATGTTCAGGATGATCGGGTGGAGTATGAAGTAGTGGGCTGGGGTGCCGGTGAAGAGAGCTGGTCTATTGATTACGTCCGGCTCTATGGTGATCTGAGTCGTCCGGAGATATGGAAGATTCTGGCGGATAAACTGAGGACGACTTATCGGCGGCAGGATGGAGTTTTAATGAACCTCGCCCAGATTTGTATGGATTCCGGTGGTCACTTTACCGATGAGGTGTATGCCTTTTCCCGTAAGCAGGGGGCCGACTGGCTGATTCCAATCAAGGGGGCTTCCCAGTCTGGCAAACCCATCGCTACCTTTCCGAAAACTCGCAACAAGAAAGGTGTCTACCTGACTCTGGTGGGCACTGACACGGCCAAAGAACTGATCTATCAGCGTTACCGAATTCTGGAGCCAGGCGCAGGTTACTGCCACTGGCCGGTGAAGGACTGCTTTGACGAAGACTACTTCAAGCAGGCTACGGCAGAAGAAAAGGTGCGCAAATACAAACACGGGGTCGCTTACTTTGAATGGGATGCTCGCAAGAAGCGGAATGAAGCTCTGGACTGTCGGGTTTATGCCCTGACGGCGGTGCGTATTCTGCAGCAGCACCGGGGATTGGATCTGGAACAGTTGACCGCTCAACGTCCGGAGCCAGAAATCAGGTTAGAAGCGTCTGAACCAGAGGCTTTGACTCAAGCCCGATCCCGACGATTTTCTCGCAGCAGCTACCTGAATGGATAACGCATGATTACAGAAGCTGAATATAGGGCTTTGAAACGAGCCGTGTTACTGAGAGAAACCCGCACAGTGGAATTTGAAGGTCGCAAGGTGGAGTATGCCAGCTTCTCAGAAATGGAAAGACGACTGCAGGCTATCGAACGGGAATTGATCAAGCAACAGAAGCGACCCCGGCAGTACGGTATCTATTCCAGCAAAGGCATCTAAATGAAGCTTCGACATCGTATTGCAGGCTGGCTACTGCCCGAACTGAAAAACCTGGCCTACACCTCAGCAGGGCAGGGCCGCAGAAGCCAGAGTTGGATGGCACCTTCTACCGGCCCCAATAATTCACTGACCGGAAATCTTGGAACCCTGATCAAACGCTCCCGGGCAGCAATTCGTAACGATCCCTGGGCCGCTTCCGGGCTGGAAAAGCTGGTCGCTAATATTGTCGGCACTGGCATCAAGCCCAAGTCAGAAGCCCGGGATAATGGGTTTCGTAAAGAGTTACAGGCCTTGTTTCTGGACTGGACCGATGAGTCCGATGCCGATGGCCAGCTCGATTTTTATGGCCAGCAGGCACTGGCCATGCGTTCGGTATTGGAAGCTGGAGAGTGCTTTGTTCGCTTCCGTCCACGCAAACCCGGCGATGGTTTGAGCGTGCCGCTGCAGCTGCAATTGCTGGAAGCGGAGTTTGTCCCCTGGGACTACAACGATGATCTGAAAAAGGGCCACAAGATCCGGGCCGGTATCGAGTTTAATGCCATCGGGCAGCGTGTCGCTTACTGGCTGCACAAGCAGCATCCTTCGGATTACACCACACTGGATACTGCCGACCTGCGACGGGTGCCTGCCGATCAGGTGTTGCATCTTTATGAACCGCTGCGGCCAGGTCAGCTGCGTGGGCAACCTTTGTTGAGCCAGGTACTGCTTCGAATGTATCACCTGGACAAATTCGATGATGCCACGCTGCTTCGGCAGGAAATCGCCAACCTGTTCACCGGCTTTATCACCAAACCGGCTCCGGAAACGGAAAAGGTCGATCCTTTAACCGGTCGGCCCATTGTCTATGACCTGCAAGGTGTACCTATGGTAGCAATGGAGCCGGGCACTATGCAGGAGCTATCACCGGGTGAAGAAATAACGTTTAACACACCACCGGGAGCGGCCAGTAACTACCCGGACTTTATCCGCCAACAGCTGATGGCGGTGTCGGCGGGTATTGGTCTGCCTTATGAGATTCTGTCCGGCGATATGAAAGGCGTCAGTGACCGGGCTTTACGGGTGGTGCTTAATGAGTTCCGCCGTCGTATTCAACAGATCCAGCATAATTTGATGGCATTCCAACTTTGTCGCCCGGTCTGGAAACGATGGCTGGAACTGGCCGTGCTCAGTGGGGCTATCTCAGCCCCGGACTTTCATCGAAACCCCGCTCACTATCGCAAGGTGAAATGGATTCCCCAGGGCTGGGCTTATATTCATCCGGTTCAGGATGTGCAGTCCCAGAATCTGGCAGTCCGTAGTGGTTTCAAATCTCGTTCAGAAGTGGTCTCTGAACAAGGCTACGACAGCGAACAAATTGACGATGAGATCGCAGCAGATAACCAGCGAGCCGACGAGCTGGAGCTGCAATACGACAGTGATGCCAGAACTCAGGAAATAAACAACACCATCATGGAAGAGGAACCCGATAACGATGAACAAAAAGCCGCTCAATAAGAACCGGGCCTGGTTCACGTTGAAAAATCAGTCAGGCCAACCAGCGGAGCTGCTGATTTACGATGTAATTGGCGATTGGGCAGGCTTATCTGCCCGGCAACTGGTCAGCAGCCTGAAAGATCTGGACACGGATGACATTACCGTTCGGATCAACAGCCCCGGTGGCTCAGTGTTTGACGGAGTCGCCATTTACAATGCCCTGCGCTACCACAAGGCTAACATCCATGTTCGGATTGAAGGGCTGGCAGCCAGTATCGCCAGTGTCATTGCTATGGCAGGCGACACCATACATATGGCTGAAAATGCCTTGCTAATGATTCACAATCCTTTCGGCTGGGTCGGAGGCGACGCCGGTGAGTTGCGCAAAATGGCGGATATGTTGGACAAAACCACGGAGGTCATTGCCCAGACCTACTGCAATCGCTGTGAACTGGATCTGAAAGCCATGCTGAAACTAATGGATGAGGAGACCTGGTTCACCGCCACTGAAGCCCAAGGCCATGGCCTGATTGATGAGGTGGAAGCGCCGGTAAAAATGGCGGCCCATTTTGATCTTTCCAGCTTTATGCATCCACCTCAGCCCGCAAACTCTGAATCTGAAAATGGGGATAAAGGGGCTCATGCCCTGGCAGTAATGACCCTGTGTAATCAGGCCGGTTACCCGGAAATGGCAGAAGCTTTTGTCCGCCAGCAACAGGGGATCGAAGACGTCAAAGCGCGTCTGGCGGAATGTGAAACGATCAAATCCCTGTGTGCAGCAGCGCACTGTGAAGATCGAGCCGGACAGTTTATCCAGTCTGGCAAGACGGAAGCTCAGGTACGCACTGAACTGTTTGATCTGCTCTTGCAGGATGACGACAGCATCAATAACCAGCTGACACCCGATCAGCAGGATAAAAAAATCCAGCCTCTGGTGGATACCCAGGCCGTTTACCGCAAGCGTAACGGTCAATCGGTGGCCTGAGATCACTCACCCTTTCATAACTTTCCCTTTCTCACTCAAAGGAACTGAACCATGCCTGTGATGACAGAGCCGGTGCATGCTGGCGAATTTATCGTGTCCGAAGTAAACAACAGTATCAGCCGGGAGCTGATCGAACTGGCTCCGGATCTGGCGCTACTGCCCGGCACCATTCTTGGCAAGAATACCTCCACAGGTGTTTATGGTCCTATTGATCCGGCTGCTGACACAGGCTTGCAAATGGCCGCTGGAGTGCTTTGGGACCATGTCATTACCGATGCCACAGGCGGTGAGGGCGTCATTATTGCCCGACTGGCAGAAGTGGATCAGGAGTTACTGGTCTGGCCGGAAGGCATCACTAACGAAGAAAAAACGACGGCTGTCGAGGAGCTGTCGTCACTGGATATCATTCTCAGGACAGGAGAGCAGGGATGAACTTGCTGGATATTTTTAACAACGATGCCTTCAGTCTCACCAGCCTGACTGCAACTCTGAACGATATGCCCTATAAGCCAGGGCGTATCGGTGAACTGGGACTGTTTACTGAAAGTGGCATTAACACCACCACGGCCATTGTGGAGTCACGGAATGGTGAGCTGATCCTGCTGCCCACTTCTGAGCGGGGTGCTCCGGCTGCCCAGGCTCGCGGAGGCAAGCGGAAGGTACGCAGTTTTGTGATCCCTCATATTCCCTATGACTCCACCATCATTGCTGATGAGGTGCGCAATGTCCGGGCCTTTGGTTCTGAGAGTGCTTTGGAAGGTGTGAAAACGGTGGTTAATGATCGACTGTCGTCCATGAATGCTAACCATGAAGTGACCCTGGAGCACTTGCGACTGGGAGCCATCAAGGGACAGATTCTCGATGCCGATGGCTCCAGTGTGATCTACGACCTGTTTCAGGAATTCGGTGTCACTCAGCAAACTCACACCTTTAAATTCAGTGTGGCTGAAACGGATATCCGGTTAGAGTGTGTGGCTCTTCGCAGGAAGGTAGACACGGCTCTGGGCGCTCAGCCTTACACTGGATTAAGGGCCTTCTGTGGTGCTGATTTTTATGATGCTCTGGTCGGACACGACTACGTCAAAGATGCTTACCATCGCTATCAGGACAGCGCTTTACTGCGCAATGATCCCAAGACCGGATTCCGGTTCGGTGATATCGATTGGGAAGAGTATCGCGGGCAGGTAGGCGATATTCCTTTCATTAAACCGGATGAAGCCTATGTGATCCCGGAAGGCACCGGCATCTTCCGCACCTGGTTCGCCCCAGCGGACTTTATCGAAACTGTGAATACCATTGGTCTGCCACGGTACGCGAAACAGAAAATTCTCGACTTCGATAAGGGCGTGCAGGTCCACACTCAGTCCAACCCACTGCCCATCTGTCTTAAGCCAAGAGCCGTGATCAAATGCAAGGTGAGCTAAGTGATCTGAAACGGCAGTTACTGGCTACCTTTGGAGAGGCAGTCACACTGAAAAAGTCAGATGACAGTAGGCTGGAAGTGACGGGCATTCTGACTCGCGAGCTGGTGCCTACGGGTCCTTATGAACAAGTTCTACAAGAGGTAACTACATTGGCATTGCCTAATGATGTAAAGGTGAGCCGAGGTGACGAGGTGATCTCTGCAGCACAACAATGGACCATTGACCGGAAACTGAAAGGCGATGGTCAAATGAACTGGTGGTCACTCCATGAAGCTGGAGCTTGAGCTGAATGACAGCATTGATGAGTTGATCCGTTACTTCAAGAATACTCCGGAAACTCTCCAGCTCGCCATTCGAAGATCATTGAGGAAGTTATCCCGGTTTGCTGAACGACGAACCCTGAGAGCATTAGCCCGAGAGCAAGGCATTACTCAAAAGAAGCTGAAAGAGCTGGGCCGGGTCAAGGTCAATCTCCTGCAACCGGGCGAGCGGGGGAGTGAAGGTTACAGTCTGGTGATCTGGATTGGTGCCTGGGATATACCGGCTCATTATCTGGGCAAACCCAGACAGACCAGACAAGGTGTCAGAACTGGCAAGCATTTCTGGGGAGGGGCTTTTTTAATGCAGCCGGTCAATGCTACACACTCGATGGTCTTCAGACGAAAAGCCAACTGGCGGCATAAATACCAGCGCTCCAAAAAATCCGGTCGCATGATGTGGATGGGCTTGCCCCTGGAAAAGAAGACTTTGCCGATCCTGAACAGTGCCATTCAAGTACTGGAAAAGCTTCAGCCCATTTTACTGGAGCGGTTTGCCACCCTGATGCAGCAAGAACTGAATTTCATCGTCAACGGAGCCGGTCATGCTTAACCCAGAACAACAACTGGTTAGCCTTTTGGTAGGTGTTCTGGAGACAGTGTGTAATCAGGTATTGTTGGGCCATGCTGCCAGCGGCATTGAACAGGGTCTGAAGCCGCCAGCCGTACTGGTGCAACTGGAATCAATCAGTGAATTACAACAACAGGGCAGCCGTCGTAAAGATCAATGGCTTTTTAATCTCAGTGCTGTAGTGCCCACCAATGATCAGGCAACTTATGCCTTGCTGGAGCTCTCCAGAACGATTCGCCAAGCCCTGAGCAATGATAAAGCCCTGTCAGAACATTGCCGCAAGCTGACCTTCTCTGAAACCCAGTTTGATATTGCTCCCAGCCAGGGACAATTGTCCTTCGCAGATATCACCCTAACCCTCGAAACCGTCTTTTAAATCCTCTTCAAGGAAGGAGAATTCTATGTCTACTATCGACCGCAGCTTTATCGGCGCAGGCAGTATCCATATTCAACCCTACGACAAATCCGCACCACTCTTGCCCATCGGCAATGTCAGTGAGTTTAACTTCAGCTTTGAAGAAGATCGTAAAGAGTTGAAAAACTATCTGGGCGGTGGTGGCAATCGCAATGTTATCAGCCGAGTGTCGGGTATTACTGCCAATCTGGTAGCTCATGATTTTACCGCCAGCAATATCTCCCTGGCACTGCGAGGCAGTGTTACTGAGGCTTCGATCACGCCGGTGACTGATGAAGCGCAAGAAACCTATGGTGTGGCAGGTGAACTGATTCCTTTCCAGCGGTTACCTGATTTGAGTCAGACCATCACGGTAAAAGACAGCCTGGATACCGTATTGGTAGAAGGTGACGACTACCAACTGATGAAATCTGGCATTCAGGTCATTGAAGGTGGAGGTATTGATGATCAGGGCATCAAGGTCAGCTACACCCCACTTAAGGCTAATATGGTTCAAGCACTCGTAGAGTCCGGGCGGGAGTTTACCTTGTTTATGGAAGGATTGAATGATGCTCAGGAGGGCTTGCCCTTCAATATCCGGGTGCATCGGGTGAAGTTCTCGCCGGTACAGAATCTGGGTTTTATCTCGGATGACTTCGCCAGCATTCCCCTACAAGTCGATGTGCTGGCGGATACGGCGATTTCAGGGAGTGGGCTGAGTGCATTTATGCAACTGGATCTGGCGGGGTAGTCGCTGACATTTATAGGTGTTCTGATTTGAGGCAGTATAGATGGTCAATGGACCGAGTTACTTTTGCCAACTCATATTTTCAAGGGTTTCCATATACTCATTAGACCTCGCTTGAAGCTCGCTAAGCTCCTTTCTGAAAGTGATGCAGTCGTAATTATCTGATTCTATTTGGGGATGCCATTTTGTGGTGAATGGTCTTATGTGTTTGGTCAGAAACTGGTTTGATGACTTTTGAAATTGAATACAGGATTCTCCATAAGAATGACAAATGTCTCTTTGATTTTGAAATAATGAATAAATACTTTTTAGTGCAGAGCGGTTGCAACCTGAAATTTTTTCTAATGCTATTGTCGTTACTCTGCTGGAAAGCTCTATATAAAAATCAAAAGCAGCATTTTTATTATCTTCTTGATGGTTTTTAGATTTTTTGCCGAAGTGGTTTTCAAAGAAGTATAGAAATAAAATGATTTTGTCCGGATCTTTTTGTTTTCTTAATTTTGAAATTTTATTTCTGTTTAAATATGATTCAAGTGATCCTTTATTTTCTTTATTGTGGAAGTAATAAAAACAATTAGTGAAAAAATCTTTTTTTGGTACTCCTGATGTTTTTAATTTTTCTTCCAGTTTATTGCATAGATCTACAACTATAGGGTTTTCTCTATTGCTCATAGGGTTGCTCATAGTTTTGGTGAAAACGAGAATTTTAGATCATATAATGGGTGTACGCCATTTTCCCCTGAAAATGGAATTTTTCCCCTGAAAATGCAGTTTTTTCCCCTGACAAAGATGCCAGAGATATTCATACTTACCTGTGCATTATCAAGCAATATGGTGTAATTATCATGGCTAAGAAAATTGATCCTGAAGATAATCAGGCTAATCAGAAAAATCCAAATACAGGGACTGATGGTACAAATCGTCAGTATGATCAAGCTCAGGGAAATAGAGGGAAAGAGTTAAATCCAAACCAAAAACCAACCAGTGGTGAATGAAAATGTCAAAGATCCAACCTAAACGTGCTCCAGCTGCTCGCCCCGTGGTACCTAACTGGCCTAGTAAAAAGCCCGGCAGGCCTTCAGGGAAAAAACGTGATAATAATCCTCCGAAAGTAGGATAGGTTTTCATAATCAGGGCAGCTTAGCTGCCCTCCTTTAGGTTAGCTCGAAAGCCATTGAGACAATGTAGATTGATCCCAATCATAGATTTTTTCTTCCATGATGTACTTGGGCATACCTGCAGTACAGCAATTTCTATGTCTCAGTAGTAGTAAATATTTATTATTACCATGTATATTTAAAAAAGTTTCTATTTCCCATTCTACCCATTCACTGCTATGAGTATTTTCTCCAATGATAACAAGTAGTCTGTTACTTCTTTCTAATAGTTGATGAATTTTGTTTCTTACTTCACTAGCGGCTTCATGATGCGGTGATTTTGTGATTATATGGCCATATTCGTTCTTTATTGGTCCAGGTAAGGACTCGTCAATAAATTTTATCTTGTTATTTGAATTTTTAGCGATAGATTGAATACCTCGTACATATTGCACGTCCTCAGATTTGTAGCTGATGAAAAGATGTAACAAGGTTCTTACTCCCAGAAGGTTAAATTTAACTAATCAGGAGTAAGCATATCAGGCATTTAATACTTCATATGATTTTTTTATTTGACTCATGGAGGGAGCCATGTCATCGATAAAGGAATCCGCCCTTCGGCTGGTACTAAAAGCCAAAGACTCCCTATCCAAAACCGTCTACCAGTCAGCAACCTCCCTCGAGTCCCTCCGCAAAGAAGCCCAAACCCTCAAACAAAAACTGTCTGATTTGCAGAAGCAAGATCGTCTTTTGTCGTCTTTTCAAAAACAGACAGCAGCCGTAAGAGATGCAGGCAAATCATACCGGGAAGCGGAAGTCAGGGTTGAGAAACTTGCCAGGGAGTTTCAACAGACTGAGAAGCCTTCCCGATCCCTTCAGCGTTCCCTGGAGTCGGCTCGTAAGTCCGTGGTCTCAACCAGTCGAGCTTATCAGGCTCAGC
This window harbors:
- a CDS encoding head decoration protein: MPVMTEPVHAGEFIVSEVNNSISRELIELAPDLALLPGTILGKNTSTGVYGPIDPAADTGLQMAAGVLWDHVITDATGGEGVIIARLAEVDQELLVWPEGITNEEKTTAVEELSSLDIILRTGEQG
- a CDS encoding DUF6900 domain-containing protein — encoded protein: MNKKTEQALETIAQKTLLMDTLKTRNTSEDFEEVAVWQVRKALEQAYQLGLKQGQKQ
- a CDS encoding alpha-amylase, which produces MAKKIDPEDNQANQKNPNTGTDGTNRQYDQAQGNRGKELNPNQKPTSGE
- a CDS encoding phage portal protein, whose translation is MKLRHRIAGWLLPELKNLAYTSAGQGRRSQSWMAPSTGPNNSLTGNLGTLIKRSRAAIRNDPWAASGLEKLVANIVGTGIKPKSEARDNGFRKELQALFLDWTDESDADGQLDFYGQQALAMRSVLEAGECFVRFRPRKPGDGLSVPLQLQLLEAEFVPWDYNDDLKKGHKIRAGIEFNAIGQRVAYWLHKQHPSDYTTLDTADLRRVPADQVLHLYEPLRPGQLRGQPLLSQVLLRMYHLDKFDDATLLRQEIANLFTGFITKPAPETEKVDPLTGRPIVYDLQGVPMVAMEPGTMQELSPGEEITFNTPPGAASNYPDFIRQQLMAVSAGIGLPYEILSGDMKGVSDRALRVVLNEFRRRIQQIQHNLMAFQLCRPVWKRWLELAVLSGAISAPDFHRNPAHYRKVKWIPQGWAYIHPVQDVQSQNLAVRSGFKSRSEVVSEQGYDSEQIDDEIAADNQRADELELQYDSDARTQEINNTIMEEEPDNDEQKAAQ
- a CDS encoding phage terminase large subunit family protein; this translates as MTSPYFEGFFAGLKPDTRLTVSEWADEYRILPMKAAKEAGRWRTARTPYLKEIMDCLSPSSDVERVVFMKGAQVGGTECGNNWLGYVIHHTPGPMMYVLPTLDMAKRTSKQRIAPMIEEMPILRERVKDPRSRDSGNTQMVKEFPNGVLIITGANSATGLRSMPARFLFLDEIDAYEDDVDGEGSPINLAIKRTATFSRNRKILMVSTPNIAGASKVESAYQASDQRQYHVPCVNCGHLQPIEWQQIKFENQNPETACFECIQCQYRMQEHDKPRLLESGRWVPINTESDGKIRGYHLNSLYSPNGWYSWKDAVADFLAAKDDPVLLKDWTNTVLGQTWQEAGETVDYELLYQRREHYVAEVPWPVEVLTCGIDVQDDRVEYEVVGWGAGEESWSIDYVRLYGDLSRPEIWKILADKLRTTYRRQDGVLMNLAQICMDSGGHFTDEVYAFSRKQGADWLIPIKGASQSGKPIATFPKTRNKKGVYLTLVGTDTAKELIYQRYRILEPGAGYCHWPVKDCFDEDYFKQATAEEKVRKYKHGVAYFEWDARKKRNEALDCRVYALTAVRILQQHRGLDLEQLTAQRPEPEIRLEASEPEALTQARSRRFSRSSYLNG
- a CDS encoding major capsid protein; translated protein: MNLLDIFNNDAFSLTSLTATLNDMPYKPGRIGELGLFTESGINTTTAIVESRNGELILLPTSERGAPAAQARGGKRKVRSFVIPHIPYDSTIIADEVRNVRAFGSESALEGVKTVVNDRLSSMNANHEVTLEHLRLGAIKGQILDADGSSVIYDLFQEFGVTQQTHTFKFSVAETDIRLECVALRRKVDTALGAQPYTGLRAFCGADFYDALVGHDYVKDAYHRYQDSALLRNDPKTGFRFGDIDWEEYRGQVGDIPFIKPDEAYVIPEGTGIFRTWFAPADFIETVNTIGLPRYAKQKILDFDKGVQVHTQSNPLPICLKPRAVIKCKVS
- a CDS encoding TIR domain-containing protein — protein: MLHLFISYKSEDVQYVRGIQSIAKNSNNKIKFIDESLPGPIKNEYGHIITKSPHHEAASEVRNKIHQLLERSNRLLVIIGENTHSSEWVEWEIETFLNIHGNNKYLLLLRHRNCCTAGMPKYIMEEKIYDWDQSTLSQWLSS
- a CDS encoding head maturation protease, ClpP-related, coding for MNKKPLNKNRAWFTLKNQSGQPAELLIYDVIGDWAGLSARQLVSSLKDLDTDDITVRINSPGGSVFDGVAIYNALRYHKANIHVRIEGLAASIASVIAMAGDTIHMAENALLMIHNPFGWVGGDAGELRKMADMLDKTTEVIAQTYCNRCELDLKAMLKLMDEETWFTATEAQGHGLIDEVEAPVKMAAHFDLSSFMHPPQPANSESENGDKGAHALAVMTLCNQAGYPEMAEAFVRQQQGIEDVKARLAECETIKSLCAAAHCEDRAGQFIQSGKTEAQVRTELFDLLLQDDDSINNQLTPDQQDKKIQPLVDTQAVYRKRNGQSVA
- a CDS encoding phage head-tail joining protein, with the protein product MITEAEYRALKRAVLLRETRTVEFEGRKVEYASFSEMERRLQAIERELIKQQKRPRQYGIYSSKGI
- a CDS encoding DUF3489 domain-containing protein; translated protein: MKTTKLTATQETVLKQAAETGTLHTSALTLKGGARKKVLDSLTSKGFLIPMKKADTYDISPQGKAAIGLPVDDQPAQKGKIRTGTKLHRVIELLSRPEGAEIHEIMRETGWQQHTVRGTLAGALKKRLGLTIESEKPEGKDRIYRITAGLEALFQGETA